One Nitrospira sp. ND1 genomic region harbors:
- a CDS encoding DUF2523 family protein: protein MTAILTLIYCWLQEFFFSLTDWGLNIWDSLLSVADSTLATIGTAGLTLPVIPDQYAWVLGATGMSQALAIVASAMGTRFILQTIPFVRWGS from the coding sequence ATGACCGCCATTCTGACGCTCATCTATTGCTGGCTGCAGGAGTTCTTCTTTTCGCTTACCGATTGGGGGCTAAACATCTGGGACTCTCTGCTCTCCGTGGCGGACAGCACGCTCGCCACCATCGGCACGGCAGGGCTCACCCTGCCAGTGATTCCAGATCAATATGCGTGGGTGCTGGGCGCGACGGGCATGAGCCAGGCGCTGGCCATTGTGGCGAGCGCCATGGGGACTCGATTCATTCTCCAAACCATTCCTTTTGTCCGGTGGGGATCATGA